The proteins below come from a single Candidatus Falkowbacteria bacterium genomic window:
- a CDS encoding FkbM family methyltransferase has translation MLKDFLDKRIRRKTNSGFFMPEIDGLRFLAILMVVCIHVYGFVLVKYPYPGELGYPIFRGFFENGFKGVELFFVISGFILALPFAKHLLKGGAKVDIRKFYLRRLTRLEPPYMIALFATFFLLIIKHKYDFAGLFPGLLASVFYLHNFFDTLPWVNGVTWSLEIEMQFYLLAPFIAAVFGLSPKRRRALLAGLIFLLPAIQAFFPTDHRSLYNFLQYFLVGYLLVDFYLSGLTKTWSKSLNGLAGVCLLILIIYLPISDKFIGVRAGEPLYYQFIYLAAIFLFYLLVLSEGLWKKIFSNSLVAAIGGMCYTIYLWHELVISAVGNKSIHIFTGGGGALPVVVMVQLLIILPATVLVSLFFYVTIERPCMDQMWVKNLIMFLFKLANRLFSIQWLYKPLYFMYKRFSDRDKIAFLRDKINPGMTVVDIGANIGFYTILLSKLVGKTGKVYAFEPEKRNFDLLKKYAAGLDNVVLIDKAVGEKTGKIKLYKSKDLNVDHQTYDIGEGRTIEEIDCVAIDDFLADQPKVDFIKIDIQGYDFFAIKGMAKILAGNSLSIIGEFWPYGLEKAGVAPEEYLDFLKSLGYRLTEFGSDKDFTYEIKGDPKLYYLDYLAIK, from the coding sequence ATGCTCAAGGATTTCCTGGACAAAAGGATTAGGCGCAAGACCAATTCAGGCTTCTTCATGCCGGAAATCGACGGCTTGAGATTCCTAGCGATCCTGATGGTCGTCTGCATCCACGTCTACGGCTTCGTCCTGGTCAAATATCCATATCCGGGCGAGCTCGGTTATCCGATTTTCAGAGGATTCTTTGAAAACGGCTTCAAAGGGGTGGAATTATTCTTCGTAATCAGCGGCTTCATCCTGGCTCTGCCGTTCGCCAAGCACCTGCTCAAGGGCGGCGCCAAGGTCGATATCAGAAAGTTCTATCTGCGGCGGCTGACCAGGCTCGAGCCGCCTTACATGATCGCGCTGTTCGCGACCTTCTTCCTGCTGATTATCAAGCATAAGTACGATTTCGCCGGGCTGTTTCCCGGATTGCTCGCCTCGGTCTTTTATCTGCATAATTTCTTTGATACCTTGCCTTGGGTCAACGGGGTGACCTGGTCGCTGGAGATAGAGATGCAATTCTATCTCTTGGCCCCTTTTATCGCAGCAGTCTTCGGCTTATCGCCCAAAAGGAGAAGGGCGCTGCTAGCCGGCCTGATTTTCTTATTGCCGGCAATCCAGGCCTTTTTCCCGACCGACCACCGCTCGTTATATAATTTTCTGCAATATTTCCTGGTCGGCTATCTTTTGGTCGATTTTTATCTGAGCGGGCTAACCAAGACTTGGTCCAAGAGCTTGAACGGTCTCGCCGGCGTTTGCTTACTGATTTTGATAATCTATCTACCGATTTCGGATAAGTTCATCGGGGTTAGGGCTGGGGAGCCGCTGTACTATCAGTTCATTTATTTGGCCGCGATTTTCCTGTTTTATCTCCTGGTTTTGTCCGAAGGGCTTTGGAAAAAGATATTCAGCAACAGCCTCGTGGCCGCGATAGGCGGCATGTGCTACACCATATATCTGTGGCACGAGTTGGTGATTTCGGCAGTCGGCAATAAGAGCATCCATATTTTCACCGGAGGGGGGGGCGCTTTGCCGGTGGTGGTCATGGTTCAGCTTTTAATCATCCTGCCGGCAACGGTGTTAGTGAGTTTATTTTTCTATGTTACAATAGAAAGACCCTGCATGGATCAGATGTGGGTTAAGAATTTGATTATGTTTTTATTCAAACTAGCCAATCGGCTCTTCAGTATCCAGTGGCTCTACAAGCCGCTTTATTTCATGTACAAGCGTTTTTCCGACCGTGACAAGATCGCTTTTCTGCGCGACAAGATCAATCCAGGCATGACCGTCGTGGACATTGGAGCCAACATCGGCTTTTACACCATTCTGCTTTCGAAGCTGGTCGGCAAGACCGGAAAGGTCTACGCTTTCGAGCCGGAAAAAAGGAATTTCGACCTGCTCAAGAAATACGCCGCCGGATTAGATAATGTCGTACTGATCGACAAGGCTGTTGGCGAGAAGACCGGCAAGATTAAGCTGTACAAATCGAAGGATCTGAATGTCGATCATCAGACATATGATATCGGAGAGGGAAGGACTATCGAAGAGATCGATTGCGTCGCCATCGATGATTTCTTAGCCGATCAGCCGAAAGTCGATTTCATCAAGATCGATATCCAGGGCTATGACTTCTTCGCTATCAAGGGGATGGCCAAAATTTTGGCAGGAAACAGCCTGTCGATCATCGGCGAGTTCTGGCCTTATGGCCTAGAGAAGGCCGGTGTGGCCCCAGAGGAATATCTGGATTTCTTGAAGAGCCTCGGCTACAGGCTTACGGAATTCGGCAGCGACAAGGATTTTACATATGAGATCAAGGGCGACCCCAAGCTTTATTATCTTGATTATCTGGCGATCAAATGA
- a CDS encoding NAD-dependent epimerase/dehydratase family protein, which produces MSKCLVTGGAGFIGSNLVDQLVKLGHEVVIIDDLKAGKREYINPAAAFHQLDIRDLEAIKPVFAGIDYVFHLAAWPRVQPSIQDPVTTHEVNLTGTLNVLVAARDAQVKKVVYSSSSSVYGNQEQMPLTESMPTNPLSPYALQKLCGEFYCRLFSEVYGLPTVCLRYFNVYGYRQPLEGAYTLVIGIFIRQKLAGEPLTIVGNGEQKRDYTSVIDIVRANIMAAESGVSKGESINIGRGRNFSVNEVAAIIGGPTAPLPERLEPKVTLADNGLAKELLGWEPTVNLPEWLEEHKKEIGLA; this is translated from the coding sequence ATGAGCAAATGTTTAGTTACCGGCGGCGCCGGTTTTATCGGCTCCAATCTGGTCGACCAGCTGGTCAAGCTCGGCCATGAGGTCGTGATAATCGACGACTTGAAAGCAGGTAAACGGGAATATATCAACCCGGCAGCCGCCTTTCATCAGCTTGACATCCGCGACCTTGAAGCCATCAAGCCGGTTTTTGCCGGTATCGATTACGTCTTTCACTTGGCGGCTTGGCCAAGGGTCCAGCCTTCGATCCAGGATCCGGTGACCACCCATGAGGTCAATCTGACCGGCACCCTCAATGTTTTGGTGGCCGCCCGCGATGCGCAAGTCAAGAAGGTGGTCTATAGCTCTTCATCTTCCGTTTACGGCAACCAGGAGCAGATGCCTTTGACCGAAAGTATGCCGACCAACCCATTGTCTCCCTATGCTTTGCAGAAGCTTTGCGGGGAATTCTATTGCCGCCTGTTCAGCGAAGTCTATGGTTTGCCTACCGTTTGCTTGCGCTATTTCAATGTTTACGGCTATCGCCAGCCGCTGGAGGGTGCCTACACACTGGTCATTGGCATCTTCATCCGCCAGAAGCTGGCCGGCGAACCCTTGACCATAGTCGGTAATGGCGAACAGAAGCGCGATTACACTTCAGTCATCGATATTGTCCGCGCTAATATCATGGCCGCCGAGAGCGGCGTTAGCAAGGGCGAGTCCATCAACATCGGCCGCGGCCGTAATTTCAGTGTCAATGAGGTTGCGGCTATAATCGGCGGCCCGACCGCACCATTGCCAGAGCGGCTGGAGCCCAAGGTCACGTTGGCTGATAATGGCCTGGCCAAAGAGCTTCTGGGCTGGGAGCCGACGGTCAATCTGCCGGAATGGCTGGAGGAGCACAAGAAGGAAATCGGCCTGGCATAA
- a CDS encoding helix-turn-helix domain-containing protein, whose protein sequence is MTQEILPNAVYTTEEAEKLLKISNSTMKRMLKNGLIKANKVGKQYRILGLELLRLVSPKVEKKAIEKYLNLKKKVIEKTSSW, encoded by the coding sequence ATGACTCAAGAAATCTTGCCAAACGCCGTATATACTACTGAGGAAGCAGAAAAATTGCTTAAGATCAGTAATAGCACCATGAAACGGATGCTGAAAAACGGGCTAATCAAGGCCAATAAGGTCGGCAAACAATACCGTATCTTGGGGCTGGAGCTCTTGCGATTAGTGTCTCCCAAAGTTGAGAAGAAAGCTATTGAAAAATATTTGAATCTGAAGAAGAAAGTCATCGAAAAGACCAGCAGCTGGTAA
- a CDS encoding GtrA family protein produces the protein MERILNFVKTNYRQFGKYFIVGSSGLVIDMSTLIYLKEIWGFEPLTAVVVNQIFLLIYIFTLNKYWSFKEKSLPHKQIVRFAILAGFNYTFAVASMYLFNHKLGFDYRLVRMGSIAMMVTWNFFLYKHWVYKE, from the coding sequence ATGGAACGCATCTTGAACTTCGTAAAGACGAATTACCGGCAGTTCGGCAAGTATTTCATTGTCGGCTCTTCGGGGCTGGTCATTGACATGAGCACGTTGATCTATCTCAAGGAGATTTGGGGCTTTGAACCTCTGACTGCAGTCGTCGTCAATCAGATTTTTTTGCTGATCTATATCTTTACCCTGAATAAGTATTGGTCGTTCAAGGAGAAATCCCTGCCGCATAAGCAGATTGTCAGGTTCGCAATCTTGGCCGGATTCAACTACACCTTCGCTGTCGCTTCCATGTATCTCTTCAACCACAAGCTGGGGTTCGACTACCGTCTAGTCCGCATGGGCAGCATCGCCATGATGGTGACGTGGAACTTTTTCCTTTATAAACACTGGGTCTACAAAGAATAA
- a CDS encoding class I SAM-dependent methyltransferase, with amino-acid sequence MDLEKIVPEYHSNNFLVTWLFHKRLATSISLSETVLKMDGAKILDVGCGEGLLMKMIEGKYAGVQTFGMDNDKDVLALKGKVKGEVSVGDINRLEYADNTFDAAYCLDVLEHIEDLSKPGSELARVLKPGGLLIISGPTESPIYKLLRWVIKGTFSSIEGPAASPHLLNIYQIEKFFKGAKFALVSKKSLPLIRPLNLFNLLAFKNEK; translated from the coding sequence ATGGATTTGGAAAAAATCGTCCCCGAGTATCATTCGAATAACTTTCTCGTGACCTGGCTGTTCCACAAGCGCTTGGCGACTTCAATCTCGTTGTCGGAGACGGTTTTAAAGATGGATGGCGCCAAGATTCTCGACGTCGGCTGCGGCGAAGGTTTGCTGATGAAGATGATTGAAGGGAAATATGCTGGCGTGCAAACCTTCGGCATGGATAACGACAAGGATGTGCTCGCTTTGAAAGGCAAGGTCAAAGGCGAGGTGTCAGTCGGTGACATCAACCGGCTTGAGTACGCTGACAACACGTTCGATGCGGCTTATTGCCTCGATGTTCTGGAGCATATCGAAGACTTGTCCAAGCCAGGTTCGGAGTTGGCAAGAGTCCTGAAGCCCGGCGGCCTCTTGATTATCAGCGGTCCGACCGAGAGTCCGATCTACAAACTTCTCCGATGGGTTATCAAAGGTACCTTCTCCAGCATCGAGGGGCCAGCAGCCAGTCCGCACCTGCTGAATATCTATCAGATAGAGAAATTTTTCAAAGGCGCGAAGTTCGCGTTGGTATCTAAAAAAAGCCTTCCGCTTATTCGTCCGCTCAATCTGTTCAACTTATTAGCCTTCAAGAATGAAAAATAA
- a CDS encoding glycosyltransferase, translated as MPKKDVKEYFDKIADKRDKWRARSSYYHDDIKSLMRFIVPAEASVLEIGTATGDVLAHLKPTRGLGVDISEGMIGIARKKYPDLRFEVADAENIKIDEKFDYILLSDMISFFDDIQGVFKELHKVSDHGSRIVITYYNYLWEPVMALAEKIGLKMPQPVQNWITKHDVENLLYLSGFEIVKTGQRLLIPKYIPVLSWLFNKYLAKMPLIKRLCLVNYCVARQRAEKYSSTIAPESVSVVIPARNEKGNIEDAVKRVPNMGSHTEIIFVEGNSTDDTLEEMKRVQAAYPDKDIKVFVQEGKGKGDAVRKGFKNATGDILMILDADLTVRPEELPKFYEALNQSAGEFINGSRLVYQLEDDSMRFLNILGNKFFSSMFSWLLDQEIKDTLCGTKVLRRTEYEKIIKGRSFFGDFDPFGDFDLLFGAAKLNLKIVDLPIRYQARVYGETNISRFRHGWILLKMCFFAMKKIKFI; from the coding sequence ATGCCTAAAAAAGACGTAAAAGAGTATTTCGACAAAATCGCGGATAAGCGCGACAAGTGGCGGGCCAGAAGCAGCTATTATCATGACGACATCAAATCATTGATGCGTTTCATTGTGCCGGCAGAGGCTTCGGTCTTGGAAATCGGCACGGCGACCGGCGACGTTTTAGCGCACCTCAAGCCCACCAGGGGGCTGGGAGTCGATATCAGCGAGGGCATGATCGGTATCGCACGCAAGAAATATCCGGATTTGCGCTTCGAGGTCGCCGACGCGGAAAATATTAAAATAGATGAGAAATTTGATTATATCCTGCTGTCCGACATGATCAGCTTTTTTGATGACATCCAGGGTGTTTTTAAGGAACTTCACAAAGTATCTGATCATGGGTCGAGAATCGTGATTACCTATTACAATTATCTTTGGGAGCCGGTCATGGCCTTGGCCGAGAAGATTGGCCTCAAGATGCCTCAGCCGGTGCAGAATTGGATCACCAAGCACGACGTGGAAAATTTGCTGTACCTCTCCGGTTTCGAAATCGTTAAGACCGGCCAGCGCCTGCTGATTCCTAAATATATACCAGTGCTGTCGTGGCTGTTCAACAAGTATCTGGCCAAGATGCCGCTAATCAAGCGTCTGTGCTTGGTCAATTATTGCGTCGCCCGCCAGCGGGCGGAAAAATACAGTTCCACGATCGCGCCCGAATCGGTTTCGGTTGTCATACCAGCACGCAATGAGAAGGGAAATATCGAGGATGCGGTCAAGCGTGTGCCTAATATGGGTTCACACACTGAGATTATCTTCGTCGAGGGCAACTCGACAGATGATACGCTGGAAGAGATGAAGCGGGTCCAGGCGGCTTACCCGGATAAAGACATCAAAGTCTTCGTCCAAGAAGGCAAGGGCAAGGGTGATGCCGTGCGTAAGGGTTTTAAGAACGCGACTGGCGACATCTTGATGATCCTCGACGCCGACCTGACCGTGCGTCCGGAGGAACTGCCTAAGTTCTATGAAGCGCTCAATCAGTCGGCCGGAGAATTTATCAACGGCTCGCGCCTGGTCTACCAGCTTGAGGATGACTCGATGCGCTTCCTGAACATCTTGGGCAACAAGTTCTTCAGCTCGATGTTCAGCTGGCTATTGGATCAGGAGATCAAGGACACCCTCTGCGGCACCAAGGTCCTGCGCCGGACAGAGTACGAGAAGATCATCAAGGGCCGGAGCTTCTTCGGCGACTTCGATCCTTTCGGCGACTTCGACCTGCTTTTCGGCGCCGCCAAGCTCAATCTCAAGATCGTCGATTTGCCTATCAGATATCAGGCCCGCGTCTACGGCGAGACCAACATCTCGCGCTTCCGCCACGGCTGGATCCTTTTGAAGATGTGTTTCTTTGCCATGAAAAAGATTAAATTCATCTGA
- a CDS encoding class I SAM-dependent methyltransferase, with the protein MKPSEREDNLYSSGKTTQVEREERLMLDMLGKGNGRLLDIGCGEGSISMKLKEMGYAVVGIDFSQVGVDLARQKGIDARQVDVDGGLPFSDAEYDAVWMGDILEHVFDPIQLLAESRRVINDGGSVYLTTPNDMWILTRIKALFGYSPQSSIYRACRQCKHHSVMSLELLDYFIAEAGLKLGDFHADCQIPKTGIRFYTKSRFVASLFGRVFVVRLSK; encoded by the coding sequence ATGAAGCCGAGTGAAAGAGAAGACAATTTATATTCATCAGGTAAGACGACCCAGGTCGAGCGAGAGGAGCGGTTGATGCTGGATATGTTGGGCAAGGGCAATGGGCGGCTGCTCGACATCGGCTGCGGTGAAGGCAGCATATCCATGAAGTTGAAAGAAATGGGATACGCGGTCGTCGGAATAGATTTTTCCCAGGTCGGTGTCGATTTGGCCAGGCAGAAGGGAATCGATGCCCGACAGGTCGATGTCGATGGCGGATTGCCGTTCAGCGATGCCGAGTATGATGCAGTGTGGATGGGGGATATCCTGGAGCACGTTTTCGACCCGATCCAACTGCTGGCCGAATCCCGAAGGGTGATTAATGATGGCGGCAGCGTCTATCTGACCACGCCTAACGACATGTGGATTCTGACCAGGATCAAGGCGCTGTTCGGCTACTCTCCGCAATCCAGTATTTATAGGGCCTGCAGGCAATGCAAGCATCACTCGGTGATGAGTTTGGAGCTGCTTGATTATTTCATCGCCGAGGCCGGACTGAAGCTCGGTGATTTCCATGCCGACTGCCAGATCCCGAAGACCGGCATCAGATTTTATACCAAAAGCAGATTCGTCGCCTCGCTATTCGGACGCGTTTTCGTAGTGAGGTTATCAAAATAA
- a CDS encoding glycosyltransferase family 2 protein translates to MKLSILIPAFNEKTTILELLAKVEAVDLSSLGVEKEIVIIDDFSTDGTREMIKDYPGEAVKIFHDKNYGKGHAIRSGIAQMTGDIAIIQDADLEYDPNDYYKLVKPIIDGEAAVVYGSRYLNKNQKGGAFYYFGGRMLSVMANLLYGLKITDEPTCYKVFKADLLKSIDLKCEKFEFCPEVTAKVARQGHKILEVPINYYPRSVDEGKKIKLHDGLEAIWVLIKYRFIK, encoded by the coding sequence ATGAAACTATCAATACTGATCCCAGCGTTTAACGAAAAAACGACCATATTGGAGCTTTTGGCCAAGGTGGAAGCCGTTGACTTGTCATCGCTTGGCGTCGAGAAGGAAATCGTGATTATCGACGATTTTTCGACAGACGGTACCAGGGAAATGATCAAGGACTACCCCGGCGAAGCGGTAAAGATATTCCATGACAAGAATTACGGCAAAGGCCATGCTATCAGGAGCGGCATCGCGCAGATGACGGGCGACATCGCCATAATCCAGGATGCCGACCTGGAATACGACCCGAACGATTACTACAAGCTGGTCAAGCCGATAATAGATGGCGAAGCCGCCGTGGTCTATGGCTCAAGGTACCTGAACAAGAATCAGAAGGGCGGCGCTTTTTATTACTTCGGCGGCCGTATGCTGAGCGTGATGGCTAATCTCCTGTATGGACTGAAAATTACGGACGAGCCGACGTGCTACAAAGTTTTCAAGGCCGACCTTTTGAAGAGTATTGATCTGAAGTGCGAGAAGTTCGAATTCTGCCCTGAGGTAACTGCCAAAGTCGCACGCCAGGGTCACAAGATACTTGAGGTGCCTATTAATTATTATCCCAGGTCCGTTGATGAAGGCAAGAAGATCAAGCTGCATGACGGCCTTGAGGCGATCTGGGTCTTGATAAAATATCGATTCATTAAGTAG
- a CDS encoding glycosyltransferase family 39 protein, with translation MKNKLLLTIIALAFIIRLVPMFFLSYPVENDAPQYRDLGISLAEHLQYSRDGINPSIERPPGYPVFLAVLYKFFGQGKQMVIFFQVLLSTLTVWLTFWLSRLLTGKDKTALWAAALVALYPLFIYYNLFLYSETYAVVLFLLSLIFLLKGAKSNDRRMFFWSGLAFVFFFLTKPIFAPAGALYVAFVWLALPRGAALKSLALFMLPIVLVWGAWIGRNYKAFGTPLPFGVGLGPVLFGGNYPEFKAVWPGYDVVTKIAPPGNMSQIEYDAYLKSLAFKSIKENPGTTAKLFAYKAGKFLSTVRDFKEMVMFRGGSKNAFLLDVVFPILFQAYKYSKIILSLLFLAGSALVLRRFKDKESHPMILVATVSAFSLLAHSMLYVDERYHLTTFPLHVILAIYAFELIRNKYKNETINTDPSV, from the coding sequence ATGAAAAATAAGCTTCTGCTAACGATTATTGCCTTGGCCTTCATCATCCGCTTGGTGCCGATGTTCTTTTTGAGCTATCCGGTGGAAAATGATGCACCGCAATACCGCGACCTCGGCATCAGTTTGGCCGAGCATCTGCAGTATTCCAGGGATGGCATCAACCCATCCATCGAACGCCCACCGGGCTATCCGGTATTCCTGGCGGTCTTATATAAGTTTTTCGGACAAGGCAAACAGATGGTGATTTTTTTCCAGGTGCTCTTAAGCACGCTGACAGTGTGGCTGACTTTCTGGCTCTCACGCCTTTTGACCGGTAAAGACAAGACCGCTCTTTGGGCAGCTGCCCTCGTGGCCCTCTATCCGCTATTCATCTATTATAATCTGTTTCTTTATTCGGAAACTTATGCCGTGGTCCTGTTTCTTTTGTCTCTGATATTCCTATTGAAAGGTGCCAAATCTAATGATCGTCGGATGTTCTTCTGGAGCGGCTTGGCTTTCGTATTTTTCTTTTTGACCAAACCGATTTTCGCGCCAGCTGGAGCATTATACGTTGCCTTCGTTTGGCTGGCGTTACCCAGAGGGGCGGCACTGAAGAGTTTGGCATTATTCATGCTGCCGATAGTTTTGGTTTGGGGGGCGTGGATCGGGCGCAACTACAAGGCCTTCGGCACGCCGCTGCCTTTCGGCGTCGGACTCGGTCCGGTGCTGTTCGGCGGCAATTATCCCGAATTCAAAGCCGTCTGGCCGGGGTACGATGTCGTTACCAAGATCGCTCCGCCTGGAAACATGAGCCAGATCGAGTATGACGCATATCTCAAAAGCCTGGCCTTCAAATCGATCAAGGAAAATCCCGGCACGACCGCCAAGCTGTTCGCGTATAAGGCAGGCAAATTCCTTTCCACTGTCAGAGACTTCAAGGAGATGGTGATGTTTCGCGGAGGCAGCAAGAATGCCTTTTTGCTCGATGTCGTTTTTCCGATATTATTCCAAGCGTATAAGTATAGCAAGATAATCCTGTCCCTCCTGTTCCTGGCCGGTTCCGCTCTGGTTTTGCGGCGCTTCAAGGACAAGGAAAGCCACCCGATGATTCTGGTGGCCACGGTTTCAGCTTTCAGCTTATTGGCCCATTCCATGCTTTATGTCGACGAGCGCTACCATTTGACAACCTTCCCATTACATGTGATTTTAGCTATATATGCCTTTGAATTAATCAGGAATAAATACAAGAATGAAACTATCAATACTGATCCCAGCGTTTAA